In Choloepus didactylus isolate mChoDid1 chromosome 25 unlocalized genomic scaffold, mChoDid1.pri SUPER_25_unloc2, whole genome shotgun sequence, one genomic interval encodes:
- the LOC119525650 gene encoding C-type lectin domain family 4 member G-like isoform X1, which translates to MEASGYSKWSSGLEEVSRGPWGLWERWGWRPLFIAIALVVAVVLWALVLSILFSKASTERQALLGGQDLLRTNASDQTAMLGVLKKEVGGCRNCCSETRAQLQTTHTELREAQRKLLQQESSLNELRERVTRDLAKAGEDREKIRSELFRALETAKFGNSSCKVCPTSWLPFQGSCYFFSVLRAKWEEAQQNCADAGAHLVIVGGLEEQGFLRRNSRGQEYWLGLRAVRLVRKIQRYQWMDGVQLSFSHWSQGEPNDARGREDCVMMLPTGLWNDTPCKGEKANWICEKRHSC; encoded by the exons ATGGAGGCCTCCGGGTACAGCAAGTGGAGCAGTGGGCTTGAGGAGGTCTCCAGAG GGCCCTGGGGACTCTGGGAGCGCTGGGGTTGGAGACCCCTCTTCATAGCCATAGCCCTGGTGGTCGCTGTTGTTCTGTGGGCCCTTGTTCTAAGCATCTTATTCTCCAAGG CCTCCACGGAGCGTCAGGCGCTGCTCGGCGGCCAAGACCTACTGAGGACAAATG CGTCGGATCAGACCGCGATGCTGGGTGTCCTGAAGAAGGAGGTCGGAGGCTGCCGGAACTGCT GCTCGGAGACCCGCGCGCAGCTGCAAACCACGCACACGGAGCTTCGGGAGGCGCAGAGGAAGCTGTTGCAGCAGGAGAGCTCCTTGAATGAACTGCGCGAGCGAG TGACCCGGGACTTGGCCAAAGCAGGCGAGGACCGCGAGAAAATCCGCAGTGAGCTGTTCCGGGCGCTGGAGACCGCCAAGTTTGGAAACA GTTCCTGCAAGGTGTGTCCCACGTCGTGGCTACCCTTCCAAGGTTCCTGCTACTTTTTTTCGGTTCTGCGGGCCAAGTGGGAGGAGGCGCAGCAGAACTGCGCAGACGCTGGCGCGCACTTGGTGATTGTCGGGGGACTGGAGGAACAG GGCTTCCTGAGGCGGAATTCCCGTGGCCAAGAATACTGGCTGGGCCTCAGGGCCGTGCGCCTGGTGCGTAAAATCCAGCGCTACCAGTGGATGGATGGTGTCCAGCTCAGCTTCAg CCACTGGAGCCAAGGGGAACCCAATGACGCCAGGGGACGCGAAGACTGCGTCATGATGCTGCCTACAGGGCTGTGGAATGACACACCGTGCAAAGGCGAGAAGGCCAACTGGATCTGCGAGAAGCGGCACAGCTGCTGA
- the LOC119525650 gene encoding C-type lectin domain family 4 member G-like isoform X2, whose amino-acid sequence MEASGYSKWSSGLEEVSRASTERQALLGGQDLLRTNASDQTAMLGVLKKEVGGCRNCCSETRAQLQTTHTELREAQRKLLQQESSLNELRERVTRDLAKAGEDREKIRSELFRALETAKFGNSSCKVCPTSWLPFQGSCYFFSVLRAKWEEAQQNCADAGAHLVIVGGLEEQGFLRRNSRGQEYWLGLRAVRLVRKIQRYQWMDGVQLSFSHWSQGEPNDARGREDCVMMLPTGLWNDTPCKGEKANWICEKRHSC is encoded by the exons ATGGAGGCCTCCGGGTACAGCAAGTGGAGCAGTGGGCTTGAGGAGGTCTCCAGAG CCTCCACGGAGCGTCAGGCGCTGCTCGGCGGCCAAGACCTACTGAGGACAAATG CGTCGGATCAGACCGCGATGCTGGGTGTCCTGAAGAAGGAGGTCGGAGGCTGCCGGAACTGCT GCTCGGAGACCCGCGCGCAGCTGCAAACCACGCACACGGAGCTTCGGGAGGCGCAGAGGAAGCTGTTGCAGCAGGAGAGCTCCTTGAATGAACTGCGCGAGCGAG TGACCCGGGACTTGGCCAAAGCAGGCGAGGACCGCGAGAAAATCCGCAGTGAGCTGTTCCGGGCGCTGGAGACCGCCAAGTTTGGAAACA GTTCCTGCAAGGTGTGTCCCACGTCGTGGCTACCCTTCCAAGGTTCCTGCTACTTTTTTTCGGTTCTGCGGGCCAAGTGGGAGGAGGCGCAGCAGAACTGCGCAGACGCTGGCGCGCACTTGGTGATTGTCGGGGGACTGGAGGAACAG GGCTTCCTGAGGCGGAATTCCCGTGGCCAAGAATACTGGCTGGGCCTCAGGGCCGTGCGCCTGGTGCGTAAAATCCAGCGCTACCAGTGGATGGATGGTGTCCAGCTCAGCTTCAg CCACTGGAGCCAAGGGGAACCCAATGACGCCAGGGGACGCGAAGACTGCGTCATGATGCTGCCTACAGGGCTGTGGAATGACACACCGTGCAAAGGCGAGAAGGCCAACTGGATCTGCGAGAAGCGGCACAGCTGCTGA
- the LOC119525650 gene encoding C-type lectin domain family 4 member G-like isoform X3, which produces MVHQLGPGHFLGSVCTSSTERQALLGGQDLLRTNASDQTAMLGVLKKEVGGCRNCCSETRAQLQTTHTELREAQRKLLQQESSLNELRERVTRDLAKAGEDREKIRSELFRALETAKFGNSSCKVCPTSWLPFQGSCYFFSVLRAKWEEAQQNCADAGAHLVIVGGLEEQGFLRRNSRGQEYWLGLRAVRLVRKIQRYQWMDGVQLSFSHWSQGEPNDARGREDCVMMLPTGLWNDTPCKGEKANWICEKRHSC; this is translated from the exons ATGGTCCACCAGCTGGGTCCAGGACACTTTCTTGGGTCTGTGTGTACGT CCTCCACGGAGCGTCAGGCGCTGCTCGGCGGCCAAGACCTACTGAGGACAAATG CGTCGGATCAGACCGCGATGCTGGGTGTCCTGAAGAAGGAGGTCGGAGGCTGCCGGAACTGCT GCTCGGAGACCCGCGCGCAGCTGCAAACCACGCACACGGAGCTTCGGGAGGCGCAGAGGAAGCTGTTGCAGCAGGAGAGCTCCTTGAATGAACTGCGCGAGCGAG TGACCCGGGACTTGGCCAAAGCAGGCGAGGACCGCGAGAAAATCCGCAGTGAGCTGTTCCGGGCGCTGGAGACCGCCAAGTTTGGAAACA GTTCCTGCAAGGTGTGTCCCACGTCGTGGCTACCCTTCCAAGGTTCCTGCTACTTTTTTTCGGTTCTGCGGGCCAAGTGGGAGGAGGCGCAGCAGAACTGCGCAGACGCTGGCGCGCACTTGGTGATTGTCGGGGGACTGGAGGAACAG GGCTTCCTGAGGCGGAATTCCCGTGGCCAAGAATACTGGCTGGGCCTCAGGGCCGTGCGCCTGGTGCGTAAAATCCAGCGCTACCAGTGGATGGATGGTGTCCAGCTCAGCTTCAg CCACTGGAGCCAAGGGGAACCCAATGACGCCAGGGGACGCGAAGACTGCGTCATGATGCTGCCTACAGGGCTGTGGAATGACACACCGTGCAAAGGCGAGAAGGCCAACTGGATCTGCGAGAAGCGGCACAGCTGCTGA